One Myxococcales bacterium genomic window, CGTAGGCCCCTTCTTTCATGGCCTCGACGGCCTTCTGTACCGAGCCGAACGCCGTCATCAGCACGACCTCGACCTCCGGCTTGGCGCGCTTCAGCTCGCGCAGGACGGTGAATCCGTCGGCGCCCGGCATGCGAATGTCGGTCACGACGACGTCGAACTCGTCGTTCAACGCCAAGGCCAAGGCACGCTCACCGTCGGAGGCAGTCACCAGCGCGAATCGATCTTGAAGAATGCGGCCGAACAGACTGAGGATCGTGTCCTTGTCGTCAGCCACCAGCACTCTCGGCTTGGTCATGCGAGGTCCCCTTCCGTCGGCGAGGCCTCCGGCAAATCGATGTGAACCCGAGTGCCGAGGCCGCGTTCGGATTCGATGGCGATGTCCCCGCCATGTGCGTGGATGATGGCCTGGGTAATCGCGAGGCCGAGCCCTGTGCCGCGGTCTTTGGTCGTGAAGAACGGCTCGAAGACTCGCTCACGGACCGCGTCGTCCATGCCCGGCCCGGCATCCCGGACGTCGAGGCAGACCCGGCCGTCGCGGTTCGACAACTGGACGTCGACACGGTCGGCGCCTGCCTCCCGCGCGTTGTTCAGGAGGTTGGCCAGCACCTCCCGCAGCTGGGTCTGATCGCCTCGTACGAGAGGCGCGCCCGCACACGCGAACTCGACGCCGGTGTGTCCGGCGGTGGATTCACTCAGGCGTTCGACCGACTCCTTGACCAGCAGGGAGAGATCCACCGGCACGCCATCGAAGCGCGGCGGTCGCGCAAGATCGAGCAGCTGCCGAACGATTCGTTGGCACTGCTGGGCCTCGTCCTCGACGATGCGCAGCTCCTCCCCGGCGAGGGCGGTCAGCTCCGAGTTTCTTCGAATGAGCTTCAAATAGCCCAGCATTACGCCCAGCGGGTTGTTGATCTCGTGAGCAACGCCGGCAGCGACCTGCCCTACTGCCGCCAGCTTCTGCGAACGGACCGCGTCGTCTTGGTGGCGCCGCACGTCCGCCGCCATCCGATTGAACGCCTCGGCGAGGTCGGTGAACTCGTCCCCGCCTTCAATCTGGATCCGGGTCGAGAGATCTCCCCTGGCGATGTTCGCGGCGCCTTCGTGCAGCCGCGCCAATCGGCCGCGGATGGACCGCAACATGACGTACCCCAGGACTCCAGCGACGGCGATGGCCAGGACAAAGCAACCAATGAACACGCTGCGCGCTCGATCGCGCATCCCGCGCTCGCGGGCTCGCGCCTCCATGCTGAACCGCTCGAGTTCCTCGTTCAGCCCCTCACTCACCGCGACCACCTTGACGACGATCCTCGTGATCTCGTCGTGCCCGCGCCGCACCGCGGCTGTGTCCTTTGAACCCACGGTGGGGACCACATCAGACTTGAAGATGCGGTTCATCTCTGTGACCAATCGCGCGATCTCGCGAGTTCTCTCTCGCTGATCGTCACCGCGCGCGAATTCCTGAAGTCGCAGCGTCGCGGCGCGAGTATTCTGCACTGCCACCTCGTAGTGGATGAGGTGCGAATGGTCCCGCGCGATGATGGTGTGGGCCTGGTGGATGTACTGTTCACGAATCATTGCGGCGACGGCGTGACCGGCGTGTTTTGTGTCCTCCAGCTCTGCCACCTCCGTCTCCGCTGCGCCGAGGTGCTCGAACGTGGAGAGCGCGACCCAGAGGGCGACCGCAAACAGGGCCAGCACGGCCACGGACGCGGCCGAGAGCCGCGCGGAGGTCCCCGAAACCGTTCCTCGAGTCACCACGCACCACGTTGTGCAACGCTCGTGCCGCCATCCGCGCGGAGAGAGGCGGCAGAAAGCCTCTCAAACCGTGACCGCCAGGGTCACCGTGTGACCGGGCAGGTCACGTTCGGAGCACCACCGGCGCGGCGTTCGCTGTTGGTACGGCACGTGCTCCCTGCCCAAGTCATGGCAGCCATGACCTCTTCCGGGCTCACTACCGCCGTTCTTTCTCGTGTCT contains:
- a CDS encoding response regulator, giving the protein MTKPRVLVADDKDTILSLFGRILQDRFALVTASDGERALALALNDEFDVVVTDIRMPGADGFTVLRELKRAKPEVEVVLMTAFGSVQKAVEAMKEGAY
- a CDS encoding HAMP domain-containing protein; translation: MTRGTVSGTSARLSAASVAVLALFAVALWVALSTFEHLGAAETEVAELEDTKHAGHAVAAMIREQYIHQAHTIIARDHSHLIHYEVAVQNTRAATLRLQEFARGDDQRERTREIARLVTEMNRIFKSDVVPTVGSKDTAAVRRGHDEITRIVVKVVAVSEGLNEELERFSMEARARERGMRDRARSVFIGCFVLAIAVAGVLGYVMLRSIRGRLARLHEGAANIARGDLSTRIQIEGGDEFTDLAEAFNRMAADVRRHQDDAVRSQKLAAVGQVAAGVAHEINNPLGVMLGYLKLIRRNSELTALAGEELRIVEDEAQQCQRIVRQLLDLARPPRFDGVPVDLSLLVKESVERLSESTAGHTGVEFACAGAPLVRGDQTQLREVLANLLNNAREAGADRVDVQLSNRDGRVCLDVRDAGPGMDDAVRERVFEPFFTTKDRGTGLGLAITQAIIHAHGGDIAIESERGLGTRVHIDLPEASPTEGDLA